Genomic DNA from Candidatus Bathyarchaeia archaeon:
CCCCGTCAATATTTTTAGTGCTGTTCACAACTTAGGCAAAATGAAGCATACGCAGAGAGACCAAGATTTTTAGAGTTTAGCACCGTATATGCCATTAACAGAATAAGCAACTAGGGGTAACTGCGAATCTCCACCTCCTTAGCTGCTCCCTCATTTACTACGCTCTTCTTCAACTCGTCGATTCCATACTCACTTCTAGAAATGTCTACGATGGCGTGCCATTCAGCCAGCTTCCCACGGTGGATTGTCCTCGACCTTGTTAAAATGAGGTCTACGTTTAGCTTAGCTAATATAGTGGCAACTTTGGCCAAGGCACCAGGGATGTCACCCAAGGTGACCTTGACCTCCGCCAGTCTGGCTTTAGGGTCGGCGAGGGGTAAGAGCTTTACCTCTTTACTTTCCAAGTCGGCGACGAGCATCATGTGAGTGCCTTCCCTAAGGTCGAATGCCTCCCTGATGGTGAGCGGTATAATTACTCTGCCTCTTGAATCCATTCGTACAAGCTCAGTTAACCTCAAGTATATCTTCTCCTCAGTTGATAGCGAAAGATCTTCATATAAACGTGTTCATATCGTGGGTTTAATCCCACAAATTTCCCATAAAAATTCCACTAGCTGAGGTCAAGATTTCCACAACCGCTGAAACCACGCCTACAAAAACATATCAGTAATTACGCGGATAAGCTGATAAGCTAAGCAGAAGGGACACTGGTATATCCATGGAGGTACCCATATGTTGGGAGGAGCATAGATGTTAGTTATTCCATCTGTAGACATAAAGGATGGCAGATGCGTCAAGCTAATTAAAGGTAAACCTGGCAGTGGAAGGGTAATCTCTCAGGATCCTATCGAAGTCGCAAAGAGGTGGGAGGAAGAAGGCGCTGAGCTACTCCACCTAATCGACCTTGACGCCGCTATAACTGGGAGTAAAGGGAATAGGAAAATTGTTGAGAACATCTTGAGAGAGGTGAAGGTCCCAGTGGAGGTTGGAGGCGGTGTGAGAACCGTGGAGACAGCTTCAAGCCTCATCAAAGCTGGCGCAGAGTGGGTTATCATGGGCACCGCCGCTGTAGAGAACCCAGACATAGCTGCGGAGACGGCGAGAGTTATAGGGCCCTCACGACTGATCATCGCAATAGACTCTGAGGAGGCGGGGGTGCTGGTGAGAGGCTGGACACAGCAAACTTACCTCTCGACTCTACGGGCGTTGGAGTATTTCCAAGATTTAAAGGTGGCCGCTTTCCTATATACGGATGTGAAGGTCGAAGGCACGTTAAGTGGGGTAGACCTTAAGAGCGTAGAGAGGCTTGCCAGCTATACAGATAGGCCTATAATATACTCAGGGGGTATTACCTCGCTTCGAGAGGTTGGTGCCCTAGCCAAGTTGGGTCTCAAGGGAGCTGTTATCGGAAGAGCACTCTACGACGGATATTTCACATTGAAAGAGGCGATGGATGTTGCTAAGTCAACGTCGGGCTACAGTTGACCGAGAAACACATGAAACACGCGTAAGGCTCGAGATAAACCTTGACGGCGAAGGGTTGCATAATATAGATACTGGTATTCACTTCCTAAATCACCTTCTGGGCTCCCTTGCGCTCCATGGAATGATAGATCTGAACATTCAAGCCACCGGAGACTTGAAAGTTGACGACCACCATGTGATTGAGGATGTAGCCCTCGCCCTCGGCCAAGCCCTGTCTCTGGCGGTAGGAGAGAAGAAAGGCTTAAAGCGGTTCGGTTACGCCGTCGCACCTATGGATGACGCGCTAATCATGGCTGCTGTAGATCTCTCAGGCAGATTCCACTTCGAGTCGAACCTAGAGTTTAAGAGAACCAAGATTGGAGACTTGATGGCTGAGATGATAAACCATTTCCTCAAATCCTTCGCAGAGACAGGACGACTTAACCTTCATATAGTCGCCCTCAGAGGCTCTAACGACCATCATAAGGCGGAGGGCACATTCAAAGCTGTGGGACTAGCTCTTGCCTCCGCAGTGGAGGTAAACCCCCGCCTCAAAGATAGACCAGCAAGCGAGAAGGGTGTACTTTGAGATGTTGACGAAAAGAATTATTCCATGCTTGGACGTCTTAGAGGGACAGGTTGTCAAGGGAGTTCATTTCAAGGGGCTAAGGAACGCAGGGGATCCCCCTACACTTGCTAGAATTTATGAGGAGCAGGGCGCCGACGAGGTAGTCTTCCTCGACATTGGCGCCTCACCGCAAGGTAAGCACACCATGATCGAGACGATCAAAAAGACCGCGGAAGAAGTCTTTATCCCGCTTACCGTCGGCGGCGGGATAAGAGGGTTAGAGGATATTGCGGCAATTCTAAAGGCTGGTGCAGATAAATTCTCCATAAACACTGCCGCCGTAAGACACCCTGAGATAATCAAATCAAGCGCGGAATACTTCGGTAGCCAATGCGTAGTTATAGCTATCGACGCGAAACGCATCTCGCCCCAGCGTTGGGAGGTATATGTGATGGGTGGCCGTGAGCCTACGGGGCTGGATGCTGTTGAGTGGGCTAGGAGGGTGGAGTCTCTTGGGGCGGGGGAGATCCTCCTGACGAGTATCGATGCGGACGGCACTCAAAACGGTTACGACCTCGAATTGACAAGGAAGATAGCGGAATCCGTCAATATACCAATTATCGCCTCCGGAGGCGCCGGTTCACCCCACCACATATACGAAGCTCTGACCGTGGGAGAAGCCGATGCGGCCTTAGCTGCTTCTATATTCCACTACGGCCGCTACACCGTGGAGGATATCAAAAGGTATCTTTCCGAGAGAGGAGTACCGGTTAGGCTGTAGGTGTTCTCTGTGATTGGTCCATGTAGACTGAAAGATCTAAGCCAGGTTGAAGTTGAGAGGATAATTTACCGGAGGCGAAGCTTAGAGTCCATAAAGTCAACCGTCCAAAGCATCTTAGAGGATGTCAGAAAGAATGGTGACGAGGCTGTTTTGAAGTATACGAGACTGTTCGACAAGGTTGATCTGCCTCGTGAGAGACTGAAGGTTACAGGTGACGAGATCACACGGGCATACAAAGCAGTACCTAAAGAGGCCACCAAAGCCCTTAAAGAAGCCGCCAATAATATTGCCTTCGTCCATAGGAGGCAGCTTCCGCGAGACAGGGTTCTGAGAAATCGCGGTGGGATCAGAGTTGAACAAATCTTCAAGCCTATTGAGAGAGTGGGAATCTATGTGCCAGGGGGCAGAGCTTCCTACCCCTCAACCGCTCTGATGGCGGTGATTCCCGCAAAGGTTGCGGGGGTCAGTAGGATTTCAGTATGCACACCGCCTAACATGGAAGGTGGAATTGACGCTGCAGTCTTGGTCGCCTTAGATCTAGCTGGGGCTGACGAAATCTACAAAGTTGGTGGGGCACAGGCGATAGGTGCTATGGCTTATGGAACAGAGACCATACCATGTGTGGACAAGATCTTCGGCCCAGGGAACATTTACGTATCAGCCGCTAAAGGTTTAGTTTACGGTCAAGTAGGAGTTGACTTTCAAGCTGGGCCGAGTGAGATACTTATATATGCTGATGAGACAGCGAGCCCCTTGCTGGTAGCTGCAGATATTCTTTCACAAGCCGAGCATGACCCTGACTCTGTAGCTGTGCTGGTGACCAGCTCGGAGAAGATAGCCCATGAGGCTAAGGGTGCCGTAGAGAAGCTGGTAGAACGTGAGGAACGCTCCTCTATAATCAATGATTCACTGGCAAAGAACAGTGCCATCCTAATAGTTGAGGATGAAAAAGAGGCAATCGAGTTCATCAACAGGTTTGCACCTGAACATCTCGAGCTTCTAGTTAAGAGACCGAAAAGGTTGCTTAGAGGTTTAAGAAGTGCTGGTTCGATATCTATAGGCCCATACACGCCGGTTGCTGCAACTGACTACGCTGTTGGCTCAAACCACATATTACCCACCGCGAATAGCGCCTCATTCACCTCGAGCCTCACGGTCTACGACTTCATGAAAGCTATATATGTCCAGACCCTGACTAAAGGGGGGTTACGTAGGTTGAAGAGAGTTGTCTCAACGCTCGCGAAATATGAGGGGTTCTCAGCACATGCGCATTCTGTTGATGCAAGATTTGTAAGGGAGGTGCATATGTGTGAGTGAAGGTATATTGACGGAGGTCTACAGGGTTATTGAGAGACGAAGAGATAATCCCTCCCCAGACTCTTACGTCTCTAAGTTGATTGGTAAAGGTCTTGATAGCATATTGGCTAAGGTTCAAGAGGAGTCAGATGAACTTATCACAGCTGCTCGTGAAGAAGGCGCATCAGAGATTGTCCACGAGGCTACAGATCTCATCTTCCACACACTCGTCCTTCTCGCGGCTAAAGGCATAAAGTTGGAGGAGGTCTACCAAGAGTTCCGCAGAAGAAGACGGTAACTGAGGCGTCAAGGCTTGAACAAACCTGAAGTAGCGATACTTGACTACGGAGTCGGCAACCTAATGAGTGTCACTAAGGGATTAAGCATCTCAGGAGCTAAGCCCAAGATAACTGCAAATGTAAAAGAAGCCCTATCAATGGATGCAATAGTTTTACCGGGGGTAGGTGCCTACTTTCCCGCCATGAAACATCTAACCCCCCACATCGAAGACTTCAAAACTATAGCGGAGAAAGGCAAGGTTATCTTCGGAATATGCCTCGGGCTTCAACTCTTCTTCTCCGAGAGTTGCGAAGGTGGAACAGTTAAGGGGTTAGGTCTTGTAGAAGGTAAGGTGATGAAGCTACCTATGGGTGTCAAGATTCCACAGATAGGTTGGAACAATATCAGAATTATTCAGAGTTCGCACCCAATATTGGATGGAATCAAGGATGGAGAATACTTCTACTTCGCACATTCCTACTACGGCGCCCCAAACTGCCCAGGATTAATTCTAGCTTCGACAGATTATGGAACCACATTTCCATCAATTATAGTGAAGGATAATGTAATCGGTACGCAGTTCCATCCGGAGAAGAGCGGTTGCGCTGGGTTAAGGTTGCTAAGAAACCTAGTCGACTTGATTAGAAGTCGGGGGTAGGGATATGAGGTTGAGCCAAGAAGAGGCAAGAGAAATTGCGGGGCAGTTGAACTACCGCCATAGGGGGTTGATTAACGTAGTAGCTCAAGACGCCTATACAAACGAGGTCTTAATGGTGGCGTTCGCCAACGCGGAGGCTGTAGAGAAGACTCTCACCTCAGGTGAGATGCATTATTGGAGCACTGAGAGGAATAGGCTCTGGAAGAAGGGTGAGACCTCAGGTCACTACCAACGCGTAGTGGGCGTATATGTGGACTGCGACATGGACTGTCTACTCGTGAAAGTGGAGCAGGTAGGTGGAGCGTGCCATCTAGGCTACAAGAGCTGTTTCTTTCGGCAGCTCAAAGATGGGGAGTTCAAGACAGTGGCGGAAGTAGTTGTATGAACCTTGGAAAACGTATAGAGTTACATACTCACTCGCTCCTCAGCGATGGCGAGTTGACCCCTAGTGAGATGCTCCGAAGAGCCGAGGCACTAGGCTATGAGGCAATAGCAATAACCGACCATGTTGACGCCTCAAATCTAGAATCTGTCGTAAAGAGCATCGTGAGACTCTCTGAAGAGGTAAGAAATTCCACAGAGACTGAACTAATCCCGGGCGTCGAACTCACACACGTGCACCCGAAGGACATTGACAGGTTAGCAAAGGATGCACGAAAATTAGGGGCAACATTGATCATCGTCCACGGCGAAACCCCGATCGAGCCTGTTGGATCCGGAACTAACTTCAGCGCAGTCAGCTCGACAGAGGTAGACATACTTGCTCATCCAGGCTTTATAACCGTGAAGGAGGGGGAATTAGCTCGAGAGAATGGCATTTACCTCGAGTTATCCAGCAGGAGAGGTCACTGTTTAACAAATGGCCATGTAGCCCAAGTGGCGCTAGAGACAAGTACGCGACTTCTTGTCAACACAGATCTCCATAGCCCAGGTGACTTCATAACTCAGGAGATGGCCTACAGAGTCGCCAGGGGGGCAGGGTTGAGGGATGACGAAGCCCTCAAAGTGGTCAGAGACAATCCTCAACAGCTTTTGAAAAAAATTAGGGTATGACCTTTTAGCTACTTACCAAGCTCGAACTCCCTATGGAGAGCCCTAACAGCCCTCTCCCCGTCTGACTCCTTCACTACGAACGATATATTCAGCTCAGATGATCCCTGTGCTATCATCCGGATATTAATCTTCTCCCTGGCCACCGCCCCGAAGACGCGAGACGCAACCCCAGGAGTCCCTCGCATCCCAGCCCCGACTAAGGCCACGATGCATACGTCATCTTCAGCGCTGATATCCCTCACCAGATCCCCACCAAGTAATGCAGTCTCGAGAAGGTTGAGTACCTTGTCCAAGTCATTCCTACGGACGACAAAGGAAATGTTAGCCTCTGACGAGCCTTGAGTGATCATCAGGACATTAAGGTTGTTCTTTCCTAGGAGGTCGAAGAGCTTAGCAGCAACCGTAGGTGTGCCAAGAATACTTGCTCCGCTTACAGTGACTAAAGCGACCTTTCTGATCAAGGAAGCAGCCTTCGCGACAGCTTGAGGCGCCACGCTCTGCTCGCCGATGATTCTAGTTCCTTGGTTCTTAGGGTTGAAAGTATTCCTAATCCTGATCGGGATATTATCCTCTAAAGCCACCTCAAGGGCTACGGGAGGCATCATCTTGGCTCCAAAATATGCCATCTCCATCGCTTCTTGGTATGAAAGCTCAGGGATTGTCTTAGCTGAAGGCTCGATTCTAGGATCAGCAGTCATTAAGCCGTCGACATCACTCCATATCCAGACCTCATCTGCCCTCAGGGCAGAGCCTAGAATTGTGGCTGTTAGATCCGAACCTCCCCTACCCAAAGTTGTTACAACTCCGTTCTGGTCGGCGGCTATAAAACCCGTCACAACAGGTGTTAAACTTCTCTCCAGTAGAGGCCCAAGTCTCTCCCTCACGTGATATCTGCACATGTTTAGCAAAGGGCGGGCTTCCCCAAATTTGGAGTCAGTTAATATACCAGCATCTTTACCGGTGAACCATTCTGACTGTACTCCAATGCTTAGCAGCGCTCCCCATAAGATCGGGGCAACCAGTCTCTCTCCAAATGATAGTATGTAATCCTTTATGCGAGGGGTCAACTCGCCCAGGTATCCAACCCCAGTTAAGACTTTGCTCAATTCCGATGAGGTAAGGTTTATAGACTCTCTAACTCTTTCTTGAATATTCTCGAGGTCTACGGCCTTTGAGGCGGCGGCAGTATGCTTTTTCGTAAAATCTTCGACAAACCTCGAGATCGCTTTCTGGTCGCCTCTCGTAGCCATATCGCAGGCGGACAGAAGGTCGTCGGTGTTGCTTCCCATAGCTGAAACCACTACGGCAACCTTATTTCCTTGCACGACAGAATCCTTTACCAGTCCAGCTGCATGTCTAATTCGTTCCCCATCGGCTACAGAGGTCCCACCAAACTTCATGACTAGCCGCATTTAGACACCACGAGACATTCTCAGATAATAGGGCTTAATATTTAAGTTTCCAATAGTCGTTAACTGCAGCCCTCCTCATCATCATTCAGGTTCAACGTGTACTAAGACTTCCTCGACGCCGTTTACCTCATCCTTAAGCCTTTTCTCAAGAATTTCAGTGACCTTGTGAGCATCCTCAACAGAGGTGTCGCCCTTGACTGTGATGTGCATATCAATAAATATTTTATCCCCTACTACCCTTCCTCGAAGAGAATGGCAATGCACTCCTTCGCCGCATACACTGCCAGTCACATTTCTTATTCTAGTGAGGACCTCTCTACTAACACCAAAGTCAACTAGCATTTTAGTGCTGCTCCTAAAGAGAGAAACTGCTACATAGATCATGATAGAACAGATTATAATTGCGGCAGCGGAGTCTGCGTAGTATATGCCTAACGCGGTCCCTACAAAACTGGCAATGACAACTATTGACGCAAAGACATCAGTCAATGTGTGGAATGAATCAGCCTTTAATATGTGGGAGGAAGTTTCCTTTCCCACCATCCTCTCATAGGTTGAAACTATGAGGCTGATGGCGAGAGACACTATGACTGCCGCAAAGGATAGAGACGTAATGTTAGGTACTATACCCAATAAGACCCTCTCTATAGCCTGACTGATTATGTTAAATCCTGCTACAGCCATCATAGTAGTTATCACCAGTGCTGTGGCATACTCAAATTTCTGGTGGCCATATGGGTGGTCGAAGTCAGGCGGCTTTTGGCTTAAACTATTCCCATAGATGCCTATGACCGATGAGAATGAGTCGAATAATGAATGAAACGCGTCGGAGATCAACGCGATACTACCAGCTGAGATGCCGAAGGTAAACTTGATCGCCGCCGAGGTGATGTTCCCTGCTAGGGCGAGAACTAGGGTTCTCTTAATCTTAATGTTGCGCGGCGTTGTTGCCATATTACACCCGCACTATCCTTCTGTACATTTTAGCTTCACGACCTAAAGGTTTTTCCATGGTCAGAAAAATTTAATAGGCATGGGAGGCGTTTGGTTAAACCAGTGATTGCATATTGAGTGAGGGCTTCAAGCATATCGTTCGCATTTCAGGCGTAGATGTTAACGGCTCAAAAAAGTTACCTTACGGGCTTGCCAAGATAAGGGGCGTGGGCGTTAACTTTGCCAAAGCCGTAGTGAAAGCAGCGGGCTTAAGTTGGGACATGCCCGTGGGCAAGTTGACTGAAGAAGACGTACAGAAACTTGAGAGCGTTATAACCCACCCTGAGAAATACGGAGTTCCAAGTTACTTATACAATAGGAGGAAGGATCTCGAGAAAGGTGTTGATATTCATCTTCACGGCTCAGATCTAGATCTTCGCACAAAGATGGATATCGAGTTTATGAAGGGGATAAGAAGCTGGAAGGGCATCCGTCACAGTCTAGGCTTGAAGGTTAGAGGACAGAAAACTCGAACCTGTGGGAGGACAGGAAGAGCGGTTGGTGTGAGGAAGAAGGAGTTAAAGGCTGAGGTTGGGGAGAAGAGTAAGTAATGGGAGATCCTAAGAGGCAGAGAAGAAAGTTTGGGACACCACGCCACCCTTGGCGTGAGGGAGTCCTCGCAGAGGAGTTAAACCTTGTAGGACTTTACGGGCTGAGAAATAAGCGGGAGTTATGGAGACATAAGACTGAGTTGACTAGATACCGCAACATAGCCCGTTCACTCTTAGGTATGCCGCCAGAAAAACGGCAGAGGTTAGAGAATGAGCTCTTGACTAAGCTTAACCGTTTAGGGTTAGTAAAGGAAAATTCCACCGCCGAGGACGTGTTGGACCTTACAGTCCAGAACATACTTGACCGTAGACTGCAGACCATGGTTTACCGGGCTGGTCTCGCTAAGACACCACATCAAGCTCGCCAGCTTATAACCCACCGCCACATAGCCATTGGGGGGCGAATGGTCACATCGCCTAGCTACTTGGTTTCACGTGAGGAAGAAGAATTGGTAGGATATAGTCCCTATAGCCCCCTCAACAGTCCTGAACACCCCCTCAGGAGGGGCGGCGAGGCAGTCGAAGCCTTATTGGCTGGCAAGAGTCCTGTGCCTAAGGAGGGGCGCGCTTGAGCGAGAGAGTTGAGCGCTGGGGTATAGCTCATATCTTCAGCTCTTTCAACAACACCATTGTTCATATAACCGATATCTCGGGCGCTGAGACGGTAGCATTATGTTCTGGAGGCATGTTCGTAAAAGCTGACCGCCTCGAATCTTCTCCATATGCGGCGATGCAGTCCGCCTCGAAAGCGGCGCAGATAGCTAAGGACAAAGGTTTCACAGCTATCCACATAAAAGTCAGAGCTCCAGGCGGCCATAAACAGAAGACCCCAGGCCCAGGCGCCCAAGCGGCCATTCGTGCATTGGCTAGGTCAGGTCTGAGAATAGGTAGGATAGAGGATATAACTCCAATTCCTCACGATGGCACCCGACGGGCGGGTGGGCGGAGGGGACGGAGAGTTTAAAAGCTTCACCCATCTAAGCAATATCTTCATCCTCAAAATATACGTGGGAAGCTTGTGCCTCTCTCCTCATATTTTCCTTTTATAGGGATTAACTCGCAGCATTTGGGGCATCTCATCTCATTTGTTAGGTTCCATTTCGTGATTGCGAAGCCACAGCGGCCGATTAGCTGCTCGTGGCAGGTTGGGCAGTACGTGTTCTCTCCGCTGTGTCCAGGTATATTCCCAACATATACGTAGTGTAGCCCTATCTTTCTCGCTACCTCTGCTGCCTTGACAAGAGTTGATGCTGGAGTAGCGCTGAGGTGTGACATTTTATAAAGAGGATAAAACCTGCTGAAGTGTGTTGGCGTATTCGGGCCTAAGGTTTTCAGTATCCACTCGGCCATCTCTTCAATCTCGTCCATTTTGTCGTTTAGTCCAGGTATTATCAAATTGGTTAGCTCGACATGAATGCCCATCTCGACCATCAGCTCGGTAGCCTTTAAAACATCATCCAGATTAGCCTTGCAATAAACACGGTAGAACTGCTTGTTGAAACTTTTAATATCAACATTGGCGGCATCGATATATGGGCTTAACTCTTCCAGTGCCTCTGATGAAATATAACCGTTTGTCACCAGAATATTAGGTAGACCCTCTCTCTTTGCTAACTTAGCGCAGTCGAGTACGAACTCATACCAGATTATAGGCTCGTTGTAGGTATAAGAGATACTTCTACAGCCATACCGCCTAGTAAGCTTAACAACCTGCTCCGGAGAGACCTCCATCGCTCCCACATCCCAGGGACCAGCTTGAGATATCTCCCAGTTCTGACACCAGGGGCATCTGAAAGAGCAAGAGACTGAAGAGATAGAGAAGGTTTTACTTCCAGGCCAGAAGTGAAATAAAGGCTTCTTCTCGACTGGATCGGCATTCATGGCTGTTAGAGCCCCATAGGTTAAAAGATATAGTTTCCCCTCATCGTTCACTCTGACCCTACAGAAGCCTTTCTCCCGAGGTTTGATGTAACACATTCGAGGGCAAATTTTACATCTCACCACATTGCTAGGAAGATGCTCGTAGATGAGCGATTCCCTAACTCTCATCGTGCCTCACATCGGTAATTCTACAAGTCTAAAATTCAAAATTCCTCGGTGAGGTCTGAGCCTCAACTGCTAAGTTTATGTTTAGAGAGATATATACTTGCTGATAGTAACCCTAAAGAAAATGTAAGGGAAGTATTTAGGTGGAGGTGGGCTTTACGACATACTGCCCTGAGTGTGGCGGGGAGATGACCTACGATATCAACACAAAAAACTATACCTGCAAGAGCTGCGGCCTCACCTTGGCTTTCCATGAACTCCTCGAAGCCAAGGAGAGAAACCTGCCAGTTCAGGAGGCTGAAGAGAGGAGGAGACAGGAACGTAAAGAATACATCAAATGGTGGCTCTCCAAGAAGGAGAAGTAAGCATATAACTGGCGGTGAAGCTCAATAGCATATTGCTGCATTAGAGACTCTAAAGCTTCACCTCTAAATGTTCTCGGCATATACCCACATGGAATTTAACCCCACATAGGGAAGGACATTAGAACCAATTCAACACTCGAACCCATCAGAGGAGGGAAGGAGCAAAAACAATGATGGAAGAGCTAAATCCGAAACGCCGCCACTCAGCCATAAGGCGAGGCGTAAATTAGACGTATCTATAGGGAAAATATGCGTTTACATGGGCTTTAAAACTAGAACCTACACGGCGTAGGAGGTGAGGGGCAATATGGACGGTATATTTATAGTAGGAACCGCCGGTTCTGGTAAGTCTCTACTTTCAGCCGCCCTAGCCGAGTGGTTGGCGGCGAAGAAGATAAGCGTATCCGTGGTGAACCTAGATCCTGGTGCGCCATTTCTCCCCTACGAACCTCAGATTGATGTGAGAGAGAACATAAGGGTTGAAGAGCTGATGGAGCGATATCACTTGGGCCCAAACGGGGCGATCATTATGGCGGCTGACCTGATCGCCGGCGAGGTTGAGAGAATAAACGACAAGTTGGCTGAGCTGGGCACAGAATACGCCATCTTCGATACGCCAGGGCAGATTGAGCTCTTCGCCTTCAGAGCTAGCAGCCCCTACCTGCTTAAGGAGTTAAAACTTCAACAGAAGCTCATCATATACCTTTTCGACGCTGTATTCTGCTCAAACCCTTTAAATTATATGTCAAACCTTTTCCTCTCTGTCGCGGTTTATAACCGGTTCATCCTACCGCAGCTAAACCTTCTATCAAAGGTTGATTTGACTCCGAAAGAGAAAGTGGACGAGATACTATCATGGGGGAAGAAGCCTGACGTGTTAACAAATGCGATTGCTAGAGAGCTAAATGGGTCTACTTACCTGCTTGCACAGGATATAGTCAGAGCGATAATGCGGCTTCGCCTTGATTTCTCCCTCATACCATGCTCGGCAAGATACCTAGACAACTTCATTAACGTACATGCGGCTATTCAGAGAGTCCTGAGGAGGGGTGAAGAGTGCTGAGGACTACGTTTATGATCTTATATGCAAGCGTCTACAACTGTGGATGGCACTAAATAACTGCGGGCGAGAAAGGAATATCGGAGTGTGAGGCATAGGAACAAAGGCTTTTAATGACAAAATTGTATGATATTTCCATCCGCCTGGGGGTCTAACGTATAGAAGAAGAAATACTTCAGAAGATAGCAAGCCTAGACAGAGAGACGCAACCTCTAAAAGAGCAGAGGAACTCGCTTAATGAAGAAGTTAGACAGATTTGCGAGAAGATGAATGAACTTAACCGACAAATTGCAGCCCTCAGGGAAGAGGCCGCAAAGAGTAAAAAACTCAGAGATGAACTTAACACCAAAGTAAAGGAGCTGAAGCAGAATAGGGATAAACTAAAGGCTGCTGTTGAGGAGAAACATGAAGTCTACAAAAAAATGTCGGAGAAGATTGCTGAGCTGGAAAAAAACGTTTCGATGAGCGCGCAGCTTGCTTCGAAGAAATTTAATGAATTGGAGTGGAAACTCCAGACAACTTCGTCGTTAGGGGTTAAGGACGAACGGCAGATAATAGACCAGATTAAGGAGATCGAGAGGCA
This window encodes:
- a CDS encoding aspartate kinase, which encodes MRLVMKFGGTSVADGERIRHAAGLVKDSVVQGNKVAVVVSAMGSNTDDLLSACDMATRGDQKAISRFVEDFTKKHTAAASKAVDLENIQERVRESINLTSSELSKVLTGVGYLGELTPRIKDYILSFGERLVAPILWGALLSIGVQSEWFTGKDAGILTDSKFGEARPLLNMCRYHVRERLGPLLERSLTPVVTGFIAADQNGVVTTLGRGGSDLTATILGSALRADEVWIWSDVDGLMTADPRIEPSAKTIPELSYQEAMEMAYFGAKMMPPVALEVALEDNIPIRIRNTFNPKNQGTRIIGEQSVAPQAVAKAASLIRKVALVTVSGASILGTPTVAAKLFDLLGKNNLNVLMITQGSSEANISFVVRRNDLDKVLNLLETALLGGDLVRDISAEDDVCIVALVGAGMRGTPGVASRVFGAVAREKINIRMIAQGSSELNISFVVKESDGERAVRALHREFELGK
- a CDS encoding cation diffusion facilitator family transporter; protein product: MATTPRNIKIKRTLVLALAGNITSAAIKFTFGISAGSIALISDAFHSLFDSFSSVIGIYGNSLSQKPPDFDHPYGHQKFEYATALVITTMMAVAGFNIISQAIERVLLGIVPNITSLSFAAVIVSLAISLIVSTYERMVGKETSSHILKADSFHTLTDVFASIVVIASFVGTALGIYYADSAAAIIICSIMIYVAVSLFRSSTKMLVDFGVSREVLTRIRNVTGSVCGEGVHCHSLRGRVVGDKIFIDMHITVKGDTSVEDAHKVTEILEKRLKDEVNGVEEVLVHVEPE
- a CDS encoding 30S ribosomal protein S13, which gives rise to MSEGFKHIVRISGVDVNGSKKLPYGLAKIRGVGVNFAKAVVKAAGLSWDMPVGKLTEEDVQKLESVITHPEKYGVPSYLYNRRKDLEKGVDIHLHGSDLDLRTKMDIEFMKGIRSWKGIRHSLGLKVRGQKTRTCGRTGRAVGVRKKELKAEVGEKSK
- a CDS encoding 30S ribosomal protein S4; the protein is MGDPKRQRRKFGTPRHPWREGVLAEELNLVGLYGLRNKRELWRHKTELTRYRNIARSLLGMPPEKRQRLENELLTKLNRLGLVKENSTAEDVLDLTVQNILDRRLQTMVYRAGLAKTPHQARQLITHRHIAIGGRMVTSPSYLVSREEEELVGYSPYSPLNSPEHPLRRGGEAVEALLAGKSPVPKEGRA
- a CDS encoding 30S ribosomal protein S11, with the translated sequence MSERVERWGIAHIFSSFNNTIVHITDISGAETVALCSGGMFVKADRLESSPYAAMQSASKAAQIAKDKGFTAIHIKVRAPGGHKQKTPGPGAQAAIRALARSGLRIGRIEDITPIPHDGTRRAGGRRGRRV
- the amrS gene encoding AmmeMemoRadiSam system radical SAM enzyme yields the protein MRVRESLIYEHLPSNVVRCKICPRMCYIKPREKGFCRVRVNDEGKLYLLTYGALTAMNADPVEKKPLFHFWPGSKTFSISSVSCSFRCPWCQNWEISQAGPWDVGAMEVSPEQVVKLTRRYGCRSISYTYNEPIIWYEFVLDCAKLAKREGLPNILVTNGYISSEALEELSPYIDAANVDIKSFNKQFYRVYCKANLDDVLKATELMVEMGIHVELTNLIIPGLNDKMDEIEEMAEWILKTLGPNTPTHFSRFYPLYKMSHLSATPASTLVKAAEVARKIGLHYVYVGNIPGHSGENTYCPTCHEQLIGRCGFAITKWNLTNEMRCPKCCELIPIKGKYEERGTSFPRIF
- a CDS encoding TFIIB-type zinc ribbon-containing protein; the encoded protein is MGFTTYCPECGGEMTYDINTKNYTCKSCGLTLAFHELLEAKERNLPVQEAEERRRQERKEYIKWWLSKKEK
- a CDS encoding ATP/GTP-binding protein; translated protein: MDGIFIVGTAGSGKSLLSAALAEWLAAKKISVSVVNLDPGAPFLPYEPQIDVRENIRVEELMERYHLGPNGAIIMAADLIAGEVERINDKLAELGTEYAIFDTPGQIELFAFRASSPYLLKELKLQQKLIIYLFDAVFCSNPLNYMSNLFLSVAVYNRFILPQLNLLSKVDLTPKEKVDEILSWGKKPDVLTNAIARELNGSTYLLAQDIVRAIMRLRLDFSLIPCSARYLDNFINVHAAIQRVLRRGEEC